In Zunongwangia profunda SM-A87, the following proteins share a genomic window:
- a CDS encoding glycosyltransferase yields the protein MATVLFALFLLFAAINIGYFLAFFNFSGAATSEAKPVTFPVSVIVCAKNEAENLQNFLPSILEQDYPDFEVIVINDASADHTLDIIEEFQQLDPRIKIVNVVNNEAFWANKKYALTLGIKKAQNEHLIFTDADCAPQSIHWLRHMASGFSEEKSIVLGYGGYFQYKKSFINKLIRFETLLTAIQYFSYAKLGNPYMGVGRNLAYTSSQFYKMNGFASHLQVRSGDDDLFVNEAATNNNVVLCDHQESITRSVPKTSLSGWFRQKRRHASVAKFYKSRHKFLLGLFYASRLLFWVLLIILLVFKLYWPFTLGVLGLTLIIEGIVYFQSAKKLDEKDVIWIFPILEPFLILAQLGIFIANIISKPSHWK from the coding sequence ATGGCAACAGTTCTATTTGCCCTTTTTCTTCTATTCGCGGCAATTAATATAGGTTATTTTCTAGCTTTTTTTAATTTTTCGGGAGCAGCAACTTCTGAGGCCAAACCAGTAACATTTCCTGTTTCGGTAATTGTTTGCGCAAAAAATGAAGCTGAAAATTTACAAAATTTCCTGCCTTCCATATTAGAGCAAGACTACCCTGATTTTGAGGTAATAGTTATTAACGACGCCTCTGCAGATCACACCCTGGATATTATTGAAGAATTTCAACAATTGGATCCCCGAATTAAAATCGTAAATGTTGTAAATAACGAAGCATTTTGGGCCAATAAAAAATACGCGCTTACACTGGGGATCAAAAAAGCGCAAAATGAGCATTTAATTTTTACCGATGCCGATTGTGCGCCTCAATCAATTCATTGGCTTAGACATATGGCCTCAGGATTTTCTGAAGAAAAATCTATCGTTTTAGGGTATGGTGGATACTTTCAATATAAAAAATCGTTTATCAATAAGTTAATACGTTTTGAAACGCTTTTAACTGCCATACAATATTTTTCTTACGCAAAACTTGGTAATCCCTATATGGGTGTAGGTAGAAATCTTGCCTATACCTCTAGCCAGTTTTATAAAATGAATGGTTTTGCCTCACACTTACAAGTTCGATCTGGCGACGATGATCTTTTTGTAAACGAGGCTGCCACCAATAATAACGTAGTGCTTTGCGATCATCAGGAAAGTATTACCAGAAGTGTACCCAAGACCAGTCTTTCTGGATGGTTTAGACAAAAAAGAAGACATGCCTCTGTAGCGAAATTTTATAAATCCAGGCATAAATTTTTATTAGGATTATTTTACGCCAGCAGATTGCTATTTTGGGTCTTGTTGATTATTCTATTGGTTTTTAAATTATACTGGCCGTTCACTTTAGGTGTCTTGGGATTAACTTTAATAATAGAAGGCATCGTCTATTTTCAGTCAGCTAAAAAATTAGATGAAAAAGATGTAATTTGGATATTTCCTATTCTCGAACCTTTCCTAATCCTAGCGCAATTAGGTATATTTATAGCAAACATTATTTCAAAACCCTCACATTGGAAATAA
- a CDS encoding AsmA family protein, which produces MKKVFKIIGITLLVIIVLLIAAPFLFSSQIENFVKKTINNNVNAKVEFADIDLSLFRSFPQATVVLSDVSVINNAPFEGDTLADVKEVTLQMSIKELFKGSEEPKRIDQFKVNDAYINILVDSLGRANYDIAKIDTTATTTGTPADTTGGFSLDLQHYEINNSRLHYKDVGAKMALKLEELNHQGTGDFSLDQTELDTDTEAIVSFEFDSINYLNKNKVDLDAVIQMDLENMKYTFLENEAHINQLPLTFNGFVQVDGDDTNIDLTFKTPSSDFKNFLAVIPEVYAKNIENVETKGDFVVDGMIKGTANDKYIPKLDIKVTSNNASFKYPDLPKSVQDINLDLRVLNETGIVEDTYLTFKNVKFRIDQDRFAANGSVKNLMGNMLVALNLDGTLNLANLDKAYPLDMDLDLNGILTVDASTSFDMNSIEKEQYQNVKSSGTAGIKNFSYKSPEIPNEIKVSSAKVNLSQGNVTVPELDLTTGQTDLQATGTIQNLMGFLFTDQELKGIFNVKSNTFAVNDFMVAQTEEKPVTTSEENTSETSKTEKVATGEEAIKIPSFLDVVLTFNANKVLYDNLKLTNAKGKLIIRDETATLENITTDIFNGNIALNGHVSTKTATPTFDMSLDLNAISIAESFNGLELMQGLAPIANALQGKIQTNLNLKGNLNNDLTPILTSLAGDALAQILTADVNPEKMPLLAKLDSQLNFIDLDKVDLNNLKTKLSFKDGAVNIQPFDFKIKDVLVQVSGSHGFDMNMNYKLNLDVPAKYLGNQIGNTLSQLSGSSLQNTKVEIPVGLSGTFQSPQINLNMQQAISSLTQKIVEEQKNNLKEKGTNALNDLINKQLGKNNQNQQSTDSTATKTPQTKTDSTKTTQEKKIEDAAKSILGGLLNKNKKKKDTAQ; this is translated from the coding sequence ATGAAAAAAGTATTTAAAATTATAGGAATTACGCTACTTGTAATTATTGTATTATTGATTGCAGCCCCGTTTTTATTTTCTTCACAAATAGAGAATTTCGTTAAGAAGACGATTAATAATAACGTAAATGCCAAGGTTGAATTTGCTGATATCGACCTTAGTTTATTTAGAAGTTTCCCACAAGCTACCGTGGTTTTAAGTGACGTGAGCGTAATTAACAACGCTCCTTTTGAAGGCGATACTCTGGCCGATGTTAAAGAAGTAACCTTGCAAATGAGCATCAAAGAACTTTTTAAAGGGAGCGAAGAACCAAAGAGAATAGACCAATTTAAAGTTAATGATGCTTATATTAATATTTTGGTAGATTCACTGGGCAGAGCCAATTATGACATCGCTAAAATTGATACTACCGCAACCACAACAGGAACCCCTGCAGACACCACCGGCGGTTTTAGTTTAGACCTTCAGCATTACGAGATCAATAATTCCCGATTACACTATAAAGACGTTGGGGCTAAAATGGCCTTAAAATTAGAAGAATTAAATCACCAGGGAACCGGAGATTTTTCGTTAGACCAAACCGAATTGGATACCGATACTGAAGCTATCGTTTCTTTTGAATTTGATAGTATTAACTATTTAAACAAGAATAAAGTAGATCTAGATGCCGTAATCCAAATGGATCTGGAAAATATGAAATATACCTTCCTTGAAAACGAAGCGCATATCAATCAATTACCATTAACTTTTAATGGCTTTGTGCAGGTTGATGGGGACGATACGAATATTGATCTTACGTTTAAAACACCATCATCTGACTTTAAAAACTTCCTGGCGGTAATTCCTGAAGTGTACGCCAAGAATATCGAAAACGTTGAAACCAAGGGAGATTTTGTGGTTGATGGAATGATTAAAGGTACCGCAAACGACAAATACATTCCTAAATTAGATATTAAAGTCACCTCAAATAATGCCTCTTTTAAATATCCCGACTTGCCAAAAAGTGTGCAGGACATAAATCTCGATCTACGTGTTTTAAACGAAACCGGAATTGTAGAAGATACTTATTTAACTTTTAAAAATGTAAAATTCAGAATCGATCAGGATCGTTTTGCGGCTAATGGAAGTGTAAAAAATCTTATGGGTAATATGTTAGTAGCCCTAAATTTAGACGGAACCCTAAATTTAGCAAACCTTGATAAGGCTTATCCTTTAGATATGGATCTTGATCTAAACGGAATCCTTACCGTAGATGCTTCTACGAGTTTTGATATGAACAGTATCGAAAAAGAACAATATCAAAATGTAAAAAGTAGTGGTACGGCAGGGATCAAAAACTTTAGCTACAAATCCCCTGAAATCCCTAATGAAATTAAAGTCTCTAGCGCCAAGGTGAATTTGAGTCAGGGTAATGTCACTGTTCCAGAACTTGATTTAACCACTGGTCAAACCGACTTACAGGCTACAGGAACTATTCAGAATTTAATGGGCTTCTTGTTTACAGATCAGGAATTAAAAGGGATCTTCAATGTAAAATCAAACACTTTTGCAGTGAATGATTTTATGGTTGCCCAAACCGAAGAGAAACCAGTAACAACTTCCGAAGAAAACACGTCTGAAACATCAAAAACCGAAAAAGTAGCCACCGGTGAAGAAGCGATAAAAATACCGTCTTTCTTGGATGTGGTACTTACCTTCAATGCAAACAAGGTTCTTTACGATAATCTAAAACTAACCAATGCTAAAGGAAAATTGATTATCCGTGATGAAACCGCAACCTTAGAAAATATCACTACAGATATTTTTAACGGAAATATCGCTCTTAACGGTCATGTTTCTACAAAAACTGCAACGCCAACATTCGATATGTCTTTAGATCTAAATGCGATAAGTATTGCTGAATCTTTTAACGGACTGGAACTTATGCAAGGATTGGCACCTATCGCCAACGCATTGCAGGGAAAAATACAAACTAACCTAAATTTAAAAGGAAATTTAAACAACGATCTTACCCCAATTTTAACCAGTTTAGCCGGTGATGCTTTAGCTCAAATATTAACCGCGGATGTAAATCCAGAAAAAATGCCGCTTTTAGCGAAACTAGACAGTCAACTCAATTTTATCGATCTTGATAAAGTTGATTTAAATAATCTAAAAACAAAATTATCTTTTAAAGATGGTGCGGTAAATATTCAGCCATTCGATTTTAAAATTAAAGATGTTCTGGTACAGGTTTCGGGTAGCCATGGTTTTGATATGAACATGAATTATAAACTGAATTTAGATGTTCCTGCTAAGTATTTAGGAAACCAGATTGGAAATACCTTAAGTCAGCTAAGCGGATCGAGTTTGCAAAATACCAAAGTTGAAATTCCTGTTGGTTTAAGCGGAACTTTCCAAAGTCCGCAGATCAATTTGAATATGCAGCAGGCCATTAGTAGTTTAACGCAGAAAATTGTTGAAGAGCAGAAAAATAACCTGAAAGAAAAAGGTACGAATGCCTTAAATGACCTGATTAATAAACAACTGGGTAAAAACAATCAAAACCAGCAGTCTACAGATAGTACGGCAACAAAGACTCCACAAACAAAAACCGATTCTACTAAAACAACGCAGGAGAAAAAAATTGAAGACGCTGCAAAATCGATTCTGGGCGGATTGCTAAATAAAAATAAGAAGAAAAAGGACACGGCGCAGTAG
- a CDS encoding DUF1573 domain-containing protein — MKKLALIAILAFVGFNSAMAQKTAKMQFKSETIDYGEIKKGSDGVRVFEFTNTGDIDLVITNVTSSCGCTIPKKPDGPIKPGASGKIEVKYDTNRPGPIRKTVTVYSNAEEPTKALKIKGRVLDDETPKTDGGDTDTK, encoded by the coding sequence ATGAAAAAACTAGCATTAATTGCCATTTTAGCCTTTGTAGGATTTAATTCTGCTATGGCACAAAAAACTGCCAAAATGCAGTTTAAGTCTGAAACAATAGACTATGGTGAAATTAAAAAAGGAAGCGATGGCGTTCGTGTATTCGAATTTACAAATACAGGAGACATCGATTTGGTGATCACCAATGTAACTTCCAGCTGCGGCTGTACGATTCCTAAAAAACCAGATGGACCAATTAAACCGGGAGCATCTGGAAAAATTGAAGTAAAATACGACACCAATAGACCTGGACCGATAAGAAAAACGGTTACCGTATATTCTAATGCTGAAGAGCCTACCAAAGCCTTAAAAATAAAAGGTAGGGTTTTGGACGATGAAACCCCCAAAACCGATGGTGGTGATACGGATACCAAATAA
- a CDS encoding pyridoxal phosphate-dependent aminotransferase — protein MPSISKKGLSMPESPIRKLVPFAEAAAKKGKKIYQLNIGQPDIKTPEIAMQAVRDNSIEVLSYSHSAGFASYREKLAKYYERNDIHVTAEDIIVTTGGSEALLFAMGTITDPGDEVIIPEPFYANYNGFATSSGVTIVPIKSSIENNFALPPISEFEKLITENTKAILLCNPGNPTGYLYTKEEVQQIADLAIKHDLFVVADEVYREFTYDGVKHNSIMSIPELANNAIMVDSVSKRFSMCGARIGCLVSKNKEVITTAMKFAQARLSPPTLAQIASEAALDTPQEYFEEVNKEYTLRRNILVEGLEKIKGVKVAKPKGAFYCIAELPIKSADDFAQWLLEDFEFEGETIMVAPAAGFYSTPNTGLNQVRIAYVLKRENLERALQILEVAIKQYTSK, from the coding sequence ATGCCTTCAATTTCTAAAAAAGGGCTTAGCATGCCCGAATCTCCGATAAGGAAATTAGTTCCGTTTGCAGAAGCGGCAGCCAAAAAAGGTAAAAAGATCTACCAGTTAAATATTGGACAGCCCGATATTAAAACTCCTGAAATTGCTATGCAGGCCGTAAGGGATAACAGTATAGAAGTTTTATCTTATAGCCATTCTGCAGGTTTTGCAAGCTATCGTGAAAAACTGGCTAAATATTACGAAAGAAATGACATTCACGTCACTGCAGAAGATATTATTGTGACCACCGGTGGTTCTGAAGCCCTTTTATTCGCAATGGGAACTATTACAGATCCAGGAGACGAAGTGATCATTCCTGAGCCGTTTTATGCCAACTACAATGGTTTTGCGACATCAAGCGGAGTAACAATTGTACCAATTAAATCTTCTATTGAAAACAATTTTGCCTTACCTCCAATTTCGGAATTCGAAAAACTAATCACAGAAAATACAAAAGCCATTCTTCTTTGCAATCCTGGCAATCCAACAGGATATTTATATACAAAAGAAGAAGTACAACAAATCGCCGATTTGGCTATAAAACACGACCTCTTCGTTGTCGCTGATGAAGTGTATCGAGAGTTCACTTATGACGGAGTAAAACATAATAGTATTATGAGCATTCCTGAGTTAGCGAACAACGCAATTATGGTAGATTCGGTTTCTAAGCGTTTTAGTATGTGTGGTGCTCGTATTGGTTGCTTGGTTTCTAAAAACAAAGAAGTAATCACCACCGCAATGAAGTTTGCTCAAGCACGACTTAGTCCTCCAACCTTAGCTCAAATTGCCAGTGAAGCTGCTTTAGATACACCGCAAGAGTATTTTGAAGAAGTAAATAAAGAATATACTTTACGAAGAAATATTCTTGTAGAAGGTCTTGAAAAGATTAAAGGTGTAAAGGTGGCTAAACCTAAAGGAGCCTTTTATTGTATCGCAGAACTGCCAATAAAAAGTGCAGATGATTTTGCGCAATGGTTGTTGGAAGATTTTGAATTCGAAGGTGAAACCATAATGGTGGCTCCTGCTGCCGGTTTTTACTCTACTCCAAATACGGGATTAAACCAGGTGCGTATTGCTTATGTATTAAAAAGAGAAAATCTTGAACGTGCCTTACAAATCTTAGAGGTGGCGATTAAACAATATACCAGTAAATAG
- a CDS encoding valine--tRNA ligase produces MAIASQYSANKVEDKWYKYWMDNKYFHSEVDEREPYTIVIPPPNVTGVLHMGHMLNNTIQDVLVRRARLKGFNACWVPGTDHASIATEAKVVAKLKNEGISKNDLSREEFLEHAWEWTHKHGGIILDQLKKLGASCDWDRTKFTMDDNMSASVIKVFVDLYEKGLVYRGFRMVNWDPEAKTTLSDEEVIYQEKQGHLYYLNYKIEGSDESVTIATTRPETILGDTAICINPNDERFTHLKGKKAIVPICGRVIPIIEDEYVDIEFGTGCLKVTPAHDENDKMLGDKHNLEIIDIFNEDATLNDFGMHYVGKDRFRVRKEIVAELKASGVLVKTEDHTNKVGTSERTGAVIEPKLSDQWFLKMKDLAQPAIDAVVGDDINLVPEKFLSTYRHWMENVRDWNISRQLWWGHQIPAYYFGDGTNDFVVAETLEDAVQKAQEKTGNSSLTAEDLTQDKDALDTWFSSWLWPMSVFNGILEPENDEINYYYPTNDLVTAPEILFFWVARMIIAGYEYRGERPFRNVYLTGIVRDKQRRKMSKSLGNSPDPLGLIDQYGADGVRVGMLLSSPAGNDLMFDEDLCKQGSAFANKIWNAFRLVMGWEVSAATKQPETSKIAIDWYKAKFQKSLAEIEDHYSKYRISDALMGTYKLIWDDYCSWFLEMVKPAYGQPIDKMTFDSVIAILEDNLRILHPFMPFVTEEIWQTISERTPEEALIVAQWPAQVAYDEKIINEFVFASEVISGVRKIRKDKNIAFKNEIDLKVQNNDNVSDSFDKVIAKMGNIANLDYVNEQVEGALSFRVKSNDYFIPVGGAIDVEAEIAKLEEELKYTEGFLNSVNKKLSNERFVNNAPEKVVAIEKAKQADAEAKIEALKTSLASLK; encoded by the coding sequence ATGGCAATCGCTTCACAATACAGTGCAAATAAAGTAGAGGATAAATGGTATAAATACTGGATGGATAATAAATACTTCCATTCAGAGGTAGACGAAAGAGAACCTTATACGATTGTAATTCCGCCACCAAACGTAACAGGAGTCCTGCATATGGGGCATATGCTTAATAATACTATTCAGGATGTATTGGTACGAAGAGCGCGTTTAAAAGGTTTTAACGCGTGCTGGGTGCCGGGAACAGATCATGCTTCTATCGCTACCGAAGCAAAAGTTGTGGCAAAACTTAAAAACGAAGGGATTAGCAAAAACGATCTTTCTCGTGAGGAGTTTTTAGAACATGCCTGGGAATGGACACATAAGCATGGAGGTATTATTCTGGATCAGCTTAAAAAATTAGGCGCTTCTTGTGACTGGGATCGTACAAAATTTACAATGGACGACAATATGTCTGCTTCTGTAATTAAAGTTTTTGTGGATCTTTATGAAAAAGGTTTGGTGTATCGCGGATTTAGGATGGTAAACTGGGATCCTGAAGCAAAAACTACGCTTTCTGACGAAGAGGTGATCTATCAGGAAAAACAAGGACATTTATATTACCTAAACTATAAGATCGAAGGAAGTGATGAATCTGTAACTATTGCTACTACTCGTCCTGAAACTATTCTTGGCGATACTGCCATCTGTATTAATCCTAACGACGAACGTTTTACACATCTTAAAGGTAAAAAAGCAATTGTGCCTATTTGCGGAAGAGTAATCCCAATTATTGAAGATGAGTATGTAGATATTGAGTTTGGTACTGGTTGTCTAAAAGTGACTCCGGCGCATGATGAAAATGATAAAATGTTGGGGGATAAGCATAATCTTGAAATTATTGACATTTTTAATGAGGATGCTACACTCAATGATTTTGGGATGCATTATGTAGGGAAGGATCGTTTTAGGGTAAGAAAAGAAATTGTTGCTGAATTAAAAGCATCTGGTGTTTTAGTGAAAACCGAAGATCATACTAATAAAGTAGGAACCAGCGAACGTACCGGTGCGGTGATCGAACCCAAACTAAGTGACCAGTGGTTTTTAAAAATGAAGGATCTAGCACAACCGGCTATTGATGCGGTTGTTGGAGATGATATTAATTTGGTGCCAGAGAAGTTTTTAAGTACATATCGTCACTGGATGGAAAATGTACGGGATTGGAATATTTCTCGTCAGCTTTGGTGGGGACATCAAATACCGGCTTATTATTTTGGTGACGGAACTAATGATTTTGTAGTAGCAGAGACGCTTGAAGATGCAGTTCAAAAAGCACAGGAAAAAACAGGAAATTCAAGTTTAACAGCTGAAGATCTTACTCAGGATAAAGATGCTTTAGATACCTGGTTTTCTTCCTGGTTATGGCCAATGAGTGTTTTTAACGGGATACTGGAACCAGAAAATGACGAAATAAATTATTATTATCCAACCAATGATTTAGTCACCGCACCAGAAATTTTATTCTTCTGGGTGGCAAGAATGATTATCGCGGGTTATGAATATCGAGGGGAACGACCATTTAGAAATGTGTACCTAACCGGAATTGTTCGTGATAAGCAACGTCGTAAAATGTCTAAATCTTTAGGGAACTCACCAGATCCACTAGGGTTGATTGACCAATACGGTGCAGATGGTGTTCGTGTGGGAATGCTACTTAGTTCTCCTGCAGGAAACGACCTGATGTTCGACGAGGATCTATGTAAGCAGGGTAGTGCTTTTGCTAATAAAATATGGAATGCATTCCGCCTGGTTATGGGATGGGAAGTTTCAGCAGCGACTAAGCAACCAGAGACTTCTAAAATCGCAATCGACTGGTATAAAGCAAAATTCCAGAAGAGTTTAGCAGAAATTGAAGATCATTATTCTAAGTATCGAATTAGTGATGCGCTAATGGGAACCTATAAATTAATCTGGGACGATTACTGTAGCTGGTTTTTAGAAATGGTAAAACCTGCTTATGGGCAACCGATAGATAAGATGACATTCGATTCGGTAATCGCTATTCTAGAAGATAATTTAAGAATTCTTCATCCTTTTATGCCTTTTGTTACAGAGGAGATTTGGCAGACCATCAGTGAAAGAACACCAGAGGAAGCTCTAATTGTAGCGCAATGGCCAGCGCAAGTAGCTTATGATGAAAAAATTATCAATGAATTTGTTTTTGCTTCAGAGGTAATCTCTGGGGTGCGTAAGATTAGAAAAGATAAAAATATTGCGTTTAAAAATGAGATCGATTTAAAGGTTCAGAACAATGATAATGTGTCGGACTCGTTTGATAAAGTGATCGCTAAAATGGGCAATATCGCCAACCTGGATTATGTAAATGAACAGGTAGAAGGAGCCTTATCTTTTCGTGTAAAATCAAATGATTATTTTATTCCGGTTGGTGGAGCAATCGATGTGGAAGCTGAAATTGCCAAGCTAGAGGAAGAATTAAAATATACCGAAGGTTTCTTAAATTCAGTAAATAAAAAACTCTCTAATGAGCGCTTTGTGAACAATGCTCCAGAGAAAGTTGTTGCTATTGAAAAAGCGAAACAAGCAGATGCAGAAGCTAAAATTGAAGCTTTAAAGACAAGTTTAGCGAGTTTGAAATAG
- a CDS encoding fasciclin domain-containing protein, translated as MKQIILIFTALFLVVSCGKIKEKQRQNMIDEVKFEDSLLSVSNTKRMKAITKSRSIAIIAAEDIKLSSFNRVLQNGDLVATLLKGRGPYTVFAPEDEAFETINYDEFDENESAGFSKLFILNRALPYEKLKAEILENRHQLLVENMEGSRLKFIEKDGDVYIKSASGELLKLAKPAKASNGFLYKINRIVGRN; from the coding sequence ATGAAACAGATAATATTAATTTTTACAGCTCTTTTTTTAGTGGTCTCTTGCGGTAAAATAAAAGAAAAACAGCGGCAAAATATGATCGACGAGGTGAAATTCGAAGATAGTTTGCTTAGCGTTAGCAATACAAAGCGAATGAAAGCAATAACCAAATCAAGAAGTATAGCTATTATCGCAGCAGAAGATATTAAGCTTTCTAGTTTTAATCGAGTGCTTCAAAATGGAGATCTTGTGGCGACTTTATTGAAGGGACGTGGGCCGTACACTGTTTTTGCTCCGGAAGATGAAGCTTTTGAAACTATAAATTATGATGAATTCGACGAAAATGAATCGGCAGGATTCTCTAAGTTATTCATACTGAATCGCGCTTTGCCTTACGAAAAATTAAAAGCTGAAATTCTCGAAAATCGGCATCAATTATTAGTAGAAAATATGGAAGGCTCAAGGTTAAAATTTATAGAAAAAGATGGCGATGTTTATATAAAATCGGCTTCTGGAGAATTGCTGAAATTGGCTAAGCCGGCCAAAGCTTCAAACGGATTTTTATATAAAATAAACAGAATTGTGGGGCGGAATTAA
- a CDS encoding RNA polymerase sigma factor — translation MEINQELLLQKIQEAKKGSQSAFNYLLDKFWNDVYGFQLKKTQNEYEAEDITVQTFSKAFKRLETFDENYSFSTWLIAISKNIHVDILRKKNSQLRINTISESTDKVNTIVDETPSIEDKLITEQNLAQLLQDIKKLKPHYQEVLNLRFFQEKSYKEISESLGEPMNNVKVKLLRAKKLLSEIIEDRKS, via the coding sequence TTGGAAATAAATCAGGAGTTATTATTACAAAAAATCCAAGAGGCAAAAAAAGGAAGCCAGTCGGCTTTTAACTATTTGCTTGATAAATTTTGGAACGATGTTTATGGATTCCAGCTAAAAAAAACACAAAATGAGTATGAAGCTGAAGACATTACCGTACAAACCTTTTCTAAAGCTTTTAAAAGATTAGAAACTTTTGACGAAAATTACTCGTTTAGTACTTGGCTTATTGCGATTTCTAAAAATATTCATGTAGACATCCTTCGGAAGAAAAACAGCCAGTTACGCATCAATACTATTTCTGAGTCAACTGATAAAGTAAATACGATTGTAGACGAAACACCTTCTATTGAGGACAAGCTCATTACCGAACAAAACCTGGCACAACTCCTTCAGGATATCAAAAAATTAAAACCACATTATCAGGAAGTTTTAAACCTTCGGTTTTTTCAGGAGAAATCGTATAAAGAAATTTCAGAATCTTTGGGCGAACCTATGAATAATGTGAAGGTTAAATTATTAAGAGCCAAAAAATTACTTTCAGAAATTATTGAAGACCGAAAAAGCTAG
- the murB gene encoding UDP-N-acetylmuramate dehydrogenase has product MKVIHNVSLKPYNTFGIDVRASKFIKIQTIEDLKKILRKTYAEELFILGGGSNMLLTGDIHKTVLQIDLKGKEVLEVKDDYAIIKAHAGENWHEFVLWTLKNDFGGLENLSLIPGNVGTSPIQNIGAYGVELKDNFVSCEAINIQTLESRTFTLEDCEFGYRNSVFKNKLKAQYIITSVHFKLSTKNHQLKIDYGAIQSELEGIENPTIKDISDAVIRIRESKLPNPAKIGNSGSFFKNPVISMEVFKNLQQDFPEIPNYPISECEVKIPAGWLIDKAGLKGHRDGDAGVHIKQALVLVNYGNASGSDILMLSIKIREIVKEKFGIDLEPEVNII; this is encoded by the coding sequence ATGAAGGTAATCCACAATGTCTCTTTAAAGCCCTACAATACCTTTGGGATTGATGTTAGAGCCAGTAAATTCATCAAAATCCAAACGATTGAAGATTTAAAAAAGATTTTAAGGAAAACCTATGCCGAAGAACTTTTTATCCTGGGTGGCGGTAGCAATATGTTACTAACAGGAGATATTCATAAAACGGTACTCCAGATCGATTTAAAAGGAAAAGAAGTTCTAGAAGTAAAAGATGATTATGCCATTATAAAAGCTCATGCCGGCGAAAACTGGCATGAGTTTGTTTTATGGACGCTAAAAAATGATTTTGGCGGATTAGAAAACCTCTCCCTTATCCCGGGAAATGTAGGAACCTCTCCCATCCAAAATATTGGGGCTTACGGCGTAGAGCTTAAAGACAATTTTGTGTCTTGCGAGGCCATTAACATCCAGACTTTAGAAAGTCGAACTTTTACGCTTGAAGATTGCGAATTTGGGTATAGAAATTCCGTTTTTAAAAATAAACTGAAAGCACAATACATTATCACCAGTGTACATTTTAAACTAAGTACCAAAAATCATCAACTTAAAATAGATTACGGTGCTATCCAATCTGAATTAGAAGGCATCGAAAATCCAACTATAAAAGACATTTCAGATGCGGTAATTCGAATTCGGGAAAGCAAACTTCCCAATCCTGCCAAGATTGGTAATTCTGGTAGTTTCTTCAAGAATCCTGTAATTTCTATGGAAGTTTTTAAAAATCTACAACAAGATTTTCCAGAAATCCCAAATTATCCCATTAGTGAATGCGAAGTAAAAATTCCTGCAGGGTGGCTTATTGATAAAGCAGGATTAAAAGGCCATCGTGATGGCGACGCCGGTGTACATATAAAACAAGCATTGGTTTTAGTAAACTATGGGAATGCTAGCGGAAGTGATATTTTAATGCTTTCGATAAAAATCAGGGAAATTGTCAAAGAAAAATTCGGGATTGACCTGGAACCTGAAGTGAATATCATTTAA